The stretch of DNA GCCCAGCTCGAACATCAGCTCATCGGGATCATAAAGGCCCGGCAGGCCGAAATTGATCGCATAAAGCCGCAGCAAAAAGGCGCAGAGGGCAATCAGGCCCAGCGCCCAGGCCCAGCTTTCCGGTCTATGGCGCATGCCGTCTCCCCATTTCGGACGCTGCGCTCTAAGCGATCTGGCGTATCAGGCAAGCGTGAAACGCAGGGTGCAAGAGCCCGATTACGACAGAGCGTGGGGATGGAAAGGGGCCTCGGTTTTTGTTGTCACATCGCTTTCGCGGAAAACCGGTGCCCACTTTTCCGCGCGATGCTCTAAAGCCCCGCCTCCACCGCCAGCCTGATGGCATCGGCGCTGGTCTTGACCCCCAGCGCGCGGAACATGGCCGAGCGGTGCATCTTGATGGTGCGCTCCGACAGGTCGAGGTCCCAGGCGATCTGCTTGTTCAGCTTGCCTGCCGCCATCTCGACCAGAATCTGGTGCTGGCGGCGCGAGAGCCGCGCGATGATGTCCTGCGCGGCGGCGCGCATGCTCTCGCGCACCTCGGGCACGGTGCCGCGGTCGGTGACATCGACCTGACTGCCCAGGAAATACTCGACCCTGCCCTCGGCATCGAAGATCGGCGCCACCATCACCGCATTGCGGAACGGCGTGCCATCCTTGCGGTAATTGAGGATCTCCACCATCATCGGCTGGCCCGCGCGGATCGCCTCACGCAACTGGCGCGAGACCGCCGGATCGGTGTCGGGGCCGCGCAGAAAGCGGCAGTTGCGCCCCACCACCTCCTCGCGCGGATAGCCCGTCAGCGCGATGAAAGCCGAATTGCAGGAGATGATGGGCATATCCGGATCGCGCGCATCGCAGATGATGGCAGCCACGGCGCTGTGGTCGATCAGATCGGTCAAGGGCATGATTTATGTTAGCATGGAATATCACCGCGACAAGCCGCCGAGGCCATACGATGCGCGATGCAATGTTCAATCATGGCGCGGCGCGGGGTCCGGCCCCGCGCCGCTCCGGAATCATCGATCAGGGCTCGGGCAGGAAATCGGGCACCGAGAGATAGCGCTCGCCCGTGTCATAGTTGAAGCCCAGCACCTTGGCGCCGGCGGGCAGTTCGGGCAGCTTCTTGGCGATGGCGGCCAGCGTCGCGCCGCTCGAAATGCCGACCAGCAGGCCTTCCACGCTGGCGGCCTTGCGGGCCCAGTTCTTGGCGTCTTCCGCCTCGACCTGGATCACGCCGTCGAGCAGTTCGGTGTGCAGATTGCCCGGAATAAAGCCCGCGCCAATGCCCTGAATGGGGTGAGGCCCCGGCTGACCGCCGCTGATCACCGGCGAGAGGGTGGGCTCCACCGCAAAGGCTTTCAGCTCGGGCCATGCACCTTTAAGCACCTGCGCGGTGCCGGTCAGATGGCCGCCGGTGCCCACGCCCGAGATCAGCGCATCGAAAGGCGCATCGGCGAAATCGGCCAGCACTTCCTGCGCCGTGGTCTTCACATGCACATCGACATTGGCCGGATTTTCGAACTGCTGGGGAATCCACGCGCCCTCGATGCTGGCGGCCAGTTCCTGAGCGCGTTCCAGCGCGCCCTTCATGCCCTTTTCACGCGGGGTCAGATCGAAGCTGGCGCCATAGGCCAGCATCACGCGGCGGCGCTCGATCGACATGCTCTCGGGCATGACGAGGATCAGCTTGTAGCCCTTCACCGCCGCCACCAGCGCCAGGCCGATGCCGGTGTTGCCGCTGGTCGGCTCGATGATCGTGCCGCCGGGCTTGAGGATGCCATCAGCCTCCGCCGCCTCGACCATCGCCAGCGCGATGCGGTCCTTGATCGAGCCGCCCGGATTGGTGCGCTCGCTCTTCACCCAGACCTCGTGGTCGGGAAACAGGCGCGCCAGACGGATATGCGGCGTGTTGCCGATGGTTTCGAGGACGGATTGCACTTTCGTCATGGGTCTCTCCGATCAGGGACGCAGGCGGGATATCGATGGATCGGAGCGGGAATCGCCCTGCGCGGCGGGCGCGTCAAGAGGGCTGCCATCAAGAGAGGCGCCAACAGGCCGGGCGATCAGCTCATCGAGCCAGATTTGTCCGCGCGGCCACAGGCCCAATCCGGATTCGGCGTTGAGATGGCCCGCCTCGCCCAGATCCTCGAAACGCGATCCCCAGCCCTTGCCCAGACGGCGCGCGGCATGCAGGCCGATCCATGGATCGTTGCGGCTGGCGGCCAGAATCGAGGGGAATGGCAGCGGACCGGTCGGCACCGGCGCAAAAGTGCCCACACGCGGGTCGCGGGGGAAGAAATCGACCTCGGGCGGAGCGACCAGCAGTGCGCCCTTGACCAGTTGCGCGGCCTCGCGCTCGAGCTGCGCCCACCACACCACGGCGATCACGCCAAGGCTGTGCGCGGCGAGCACCACAGGTCGGCCAGCGGCGCGGATCGCCAGATTGAGCTGGTTGACCCAGGTGTTGCGATGCGGCTGGTCCCACATGCCCAGCTCCACGCGGTGGCAATCGTGGCGCTGCTGCTCCCACAGCGTCTGCCAATGGCCGGGGCCGGAATTGTGGAGCCCCGGCACGGTCAGCACCAGCGGCGGCTGCCCGGCGCGGGCTTCGTCCTGCAAGGTGGCATGCGGCACTGGGGTCTGCGGGCGTGTATCCTGAGCCATGGGGGTGCTCCTTTCCGGCCAGATGGCGCAAGCACGGCGCCGTCATGCTGGCGATACAGGAAGGCCCGCCAAACCCACAAGGCCTAATTCCCAGAAGATCAGTAGAGTTTATTGAAGCCCGCAAAGCCGGGCTTCCCCACCGCTTTTTCGGCCTTCAGCCAAAGGGCGGCCAATTGGCCCCATGCGCCACCCACCAGGTGACGGCCCCGGCAATCGCCAGCGCCGGAATCAGCCGCCAGAGCGGGGCGATGTCAGGCTGGGCCACAGGCTCGTCATAGGTCTTGCGGCCGGTGACCATCGGCGGCACCAACCGGTCCTTCTTCACCAGCGTGTAGAACAGGATCGCGGCGAGATGCACGCCGACCAGCGCCAGAATCACATTGAAGCCCAGCTTGTGCCAGTGATGCACCTGATCGCCCAGATCGAGATTGTCCGCCGGAATGTAATGATTGAGCGGGCCGGAAAACAGCGCATCGGTGTCCTGCGAGAACAGGCCCAGCCCGATCTGCGCCAGCAGCACCGTCAGCAGCGCCACCACGCTGAGCGCGCCGAGCGGATTATGCCCGACGACCTTGCCGTTGTGCTTGCCGGTCAGATAGCCGAAGACCGTGAAGGGCCCCTTCACGAAATGGATGAAACGCGAGGTTTCGCTACCGATCAGCCCCCAGATCAGGCGGAAGATCACCAGAAACAGCAGGGCCAGGCCGAAGGTGGCATGGCGCTCCATATTGCCCTGCTTGTAGGTCCACCACATGAGCGGGATCAGGATAACGACGCCCCAGTGGAACAGGCGCAAAGGCAAGTCCCACAGGCGGATGGTGGTCTGAGTCCCGGTCATGCAGCGGCCCTGATCGTTGGTTTTTTAGGAGTCTGTTTGAAAATCCGGCGAAAGAGCCGGATTTTGCGGCACCAGCCCTCTCCCCCGCCCGGCCACCCAACGGCAGTATTCCAAGGGTGGCCGGGCGGGGGAGAGGGCTGGTGCCGCTCTGAACATGCGCTTTCGCGCATGTTCCAGACGGCTCTTACGAGTCCTTGTTGCGATACTTTTCGTGGCAGCCTTTGCAGGTGCCGCCCAGCGCGCCCATCTTGGCCTTGATCGCATCGAGATTGCCCGAATCCGCGGCAACCTTGAACTCACCGGCGGCCTTGGCGAAATTGGCGGCGGCCAGCTTGAAACCGGCGTTGTCGCTCCAGATTTCGGCCTTGGCGCCGGTCTTGACGCTCACCTTGTCGGGGCCGGTGCCGGCGGGGAACCAGCCGGGAACCTTGGGAGCCAGCCCGGCGATGGTCGCCGCGCTCTTCTTGATGGTCGCCAGATCGGGGGCCGGGGTCTTGAGCGTGTCGCCAACGGCCTTGGCAGCGCCGCCGATCTGCTTGAAATTCTGCTTGCGGGCATTGACCGCATCATCAGGCGTGGCGGCATGCACCGCAACAGCCCCGGCCAGAACCAGGCCACTCAACAGCAATTTGATCGACCGCATGGAAATCTCCACTAACATGCATTGTCCGCAGGTTACATAGCACGATGCCGCGCCTGCGAAAGAGGCGGTGCCCGAACAGCGTAGCCGCGAAAAACAGGGCCTAGCCCCGGATTTTCCGATATCAATCCGAATAATAGATAAGATATATGAATTTTCGAAATAAGCTGTCGCGCTGACGATACATTTTTGTAGATCGTATCAGCCTGCCCAAGCCTTCGCCCTGCCGATGATCTTCGCCGTTTCGCTTCCGGAAAGTCTGTCATGTCCAAGTCCACCCGCGCCACCATGGCCCTGAGCAAGGCAGGCATCGCCTTCACCACCCACAGCTATGATTATGACGCCGATGCGGACTCCATCGGTCTGGCCGCCGCTGCCGCTCTGGGTGAAGAACCGGGACGGGTGCTGAAAACGCTGATGCTGCTGCTCGACGGCAAACCGGCCTGCGCCATCGTCCCCTCCGACCGCGAGGTGGCGATGAAGAAGCTCGCCGCCGCGCTGGGCGGCAAATCGGCGCAGATGATGAAACCCGCCGATGCGGAGCGGATTTCGGGCTACAAGGTCGGCGGGATCAGCCCCTTCGGCCAGATGAAGCGCGTGCCCGTCGCCATCGAGGCCGACGCGCTGAAGCAGCCCCATGTCTATATCAATGGCGGCCAGCGCGGGCTGCAGGTGCGCCTGGCGCCACGCGATGCCGTTGATCTGCTGGGCGCCATTCCGGCGGCGATCACCGCCTGAAGGACCGGCACGGATCGGGGTGGCACCGGGGCCACAGCACGCGCCTTTTGCTGCATCTGCGAGAATTACCACTGTATCGGCCGGCCCCATGCGATACAGTCTCATCCACTCCAATCCAGATGCGGTTTCCTGCCCACGATGTCTTTGCGCTCCACGTTCTCCTGCTTCCTGTTTGCCGCCCTCACCCTGACCCTCGCCTCACAGGCGCAGGCCGCGCCCCATCCCGGCCAGATTGCCCTCACCTTCGACGACCTGCCCGGCATCATGCTGAGCGACGACAGCAATTATATCGCCCATTTCAACCGCCAGCTTGTCGATGGGCTGAAACGCCACCGCGTGCCCGCCACCGGCTTTATCGTCGCGGGCAAGCTGGAGGATCTCGACGAGCGCCGCATGCGCCGCGCGCTCTCGCTGTGGGTGCATGCCGGTTTCACGCTGGGCAACCACACCTACAGCCATGAATCGCCCAGCCGCATCCCCGTCGACGATTACAACGCCGATATTCTCAAAGGGCAGACCCTGCTCTGCAGCCTGACCCGCTGCCCGCCCAAAACGCCGCTCTGGTTCCGCCATCCCTATCTGGAAACCGGATCGACCCTTGCGGACGTCAACAAGGTCAACCAGTTCCTCGCCGACCACCGCTATCGCGTCGCGCCGATCACGCTGGTCAGTCAGGACTGGGTCTTTTCGGAAACCTATGACGATGCCCTCGCCCGCCATGACACCGCCGAAGCCAACCATATCCGCCAGTCCTATCTGACCTACACCACCACCATGGTGAAATGGTATCGCGCCAGCGCGCAATCGGTGTTCGGGCGCGATATTCCGCTGGTGGCGCTGCTCCATGCCTCGCGCCTCAATGCCGACACGATCGGCGATCTGGTGGCGATCTATCGCCGCGCCGGGCTGCGCACCGTGCCGCTGGCCAAGGCCATGCGCGACCCGGCCTACAAGACGCCCGAGACCTATGCCAATCCCAAGGGGCTGGACTGGATCGGCCGCTGGTCGCTGCAACTGGGCCGCCCGCTGGCCCCCGGCTATGTCGACCCGCCCGAGGACATCGCCGCCATCTATCGCAAAATCGACAGCGACTGACGCAGGCTCTTTTCGCCGCAAGCCGCCAAATCGCAGTTTTCCACCCCTAAGCCCGTGCGCGCCCGCCGCGCCGGGTGGACGCGACCCGCGCCAAGGCGCAAGGAACAAGGCCATGTGGCAGCTTTACCAATTTCCCCTGTGCCCCTTTTCCCGCAAGGTCCGCCTGCTGATGAGCGAAAAGGGTATTGCCTACGAACTCTGGCGCGAAAACCCGTGGGAGCGGCGCGAGGGCTTCACGCAGATGAATCACGCCGCGCGCACCCCCACCATGCATGATGCGGAAAAAGGCATCACCCTCTGCGACAGCCGCGCCATCTGCGAATATCTGGAGGAAACGGTCGACCGCCTGCCGATGATCAGCGGCACCGCCACCACCCGCGCGGAGATTCGCCGTCTGGTCGCGCTGTTCGACGAGAACTTCTATGCCGATGTCACCGGGCCGCTGATCCACGAGCGCATGATGAAACGGCTGGTCTATCGCCAGTCGCCCGATTCACGGATGCTGCGCGAGGCCATGAAGCTGGCGCATGAGCATCTCTATTATATCGACTACCTTGTCGATCACCGCCCCTGGCTAGCGGGCCCCACGATGAGTCTGGCTGACCTTGCCGCCGCGGCGCAGATCTCCGTGGCGGACTATCTGGGCGGGCTGGACTGGTCGGGCCATGAGCAGGCACGGGCGTGGTACTCGGTGTTCAAGTCGCGGCCATCCTTCCGGCCCCTGCTCGCCGAGCGGATGGAGGTGATCCAGCCGCCTTCGCATTATGCGGATGTGAATGCCTGAAGGTTTGAAGAAGGGATAAATGCGAGGGTGTTACACCCTCGCGGTCCCGTTAATGTCTACGTCGCGCCCCGGGTTCGGCCTTGCGCCCGGCTTGCAGCGCCGCAGGCTTTGAATTGCAGGCCAGTGTAAGGCGCCGAGCTTCTTGCCTGCGGCGCCTTTTCGTTGCGCTGGTGGAGAGCCTCAGCGGGCCGATGCGGTACCACTTCCCTTGCGTCGGAAGACGTCATGGGAGCGCGAGGGCCCGGAGCATGTCTCTTGAGACATGCGATCCACAAAGACTCCCCCCTCGCACCTTCCTTTTCCCTGTTTCCCGACCTTTTCCTCCAAACTGTCAAAAACTTTTCACATCACCATGTTTTCGCGTTGACACCTCTGCGCATCCCCCTTAGAGGCGCCCTCCTACCCGGCGGGGACACGGAAACGTGACCTTTGCCAAACAGGTTGCCCAGGTGGCGGAATTGGTAGACGCACTAGCTTCAGGTGCTAGCGCTCGCAAGGGCGTGGAGGTTCGAGTCCTCTCCTGGGCACCATCATCTCAACGTTGAGACATTCCCCCAAGGGGGAAACAAATCCCTGAAATCAGACGACTTACCTGCGATGCCAGCGCGCATGCGCGGCGCATTTTTCGCGTTGACATGCTCACGCTTCACCCGTAGAGGCGCCCTCCTACCCGGCGCGGACGCGGAAACGCCCCAAGCCAAACAGGTTGCCCAGGTGGCGGAATTGGTAGACGCACTAGCTTCAGGTGCTAGCGCTCGCAAGGGCGTGGAGGTTCGAGTCCTCTCCTGGGCACCATCATCTCAACATTGAGACACTCCCCCAAGGGGGAACCCCCGCCAGACATGGACCATGCTTCGAACCCGCGGTGATTCTCACCGCGCAAAGCGATGCTTGCTTCCCAAATCCTTGATTCAGCTTGAACCGATCTGGTGGCCCTTCCAACGGCCCTCTCGACGCCCCGCGATTCGCCTTTGCGCCGGGCCAATAAGGTTCCACCGGTCCCCTTGGCCCAGCCTCGTTTGGGCTTATCGCGGTTGACTCATCGGCGGATTGCCGCCAGATGCCCGGCATAGCCAAGCACATGGCAAGGTCGTCCGACCCCGCCGGTTCAAAGCGAGACGTGAGTGAAGTCTGCACGCGCATGTTTGCGTTTCCGCGTGTGCAGGGTGACCCCGCGCCCCTGTGACAAGATGGAATGAAGTCTCTTACTGTATCCCGCGCCATGTTCGCCCTGCCGGCGATTGCCCTTCTGACGGGCTTCATACCGGCCAATTCAGTGGCTCATGCCGCAGGACAGCAGACGGAACCTTCTTCCGCTCAAGTCCAGTCTGACAGTGATCAGCCCGCTGCGGCTGCCGTCAGCCCCCTCGCCCCCATCGACACC from Novosphingobium sp. encodes:
- a CDS encoding PAS domain-containing protein; its protein translation is MPLTDLIDHSAVAAIICDARDPDMPIISCNSAFIALTGYPREEVVGRNCRFLRGPDTDPAVSRQLREAIRAGQPMMVEILNYRKDGTPFRNAVMVAPIFDAEGRVEYFLGSQVDVTDRGTVPEVRESMRAAAQDIIARLSRRQHQILVEMAAGKLNKQIAWDLDLSERTIKMHRSAMFRALGVKTSADAIRLAVEAGL
- the cysK gene encoding cysteine synthase A: MTKVQSVLETIGNTPHIRLARLFPDHEVWVKSERTNPGGSIKDRIALAMVEAAEADGILKPGGTIIEPTSGNTGIGLALVAAVKGYKLILVMPESMSIERRRVMLAYGASFDLTPREKGMKGALERAQELAASIEGAWIPQQFENPANVDVHVKTTAQEVLADFADAPFDALISGVGTGGHLTGTAQVLKGAWPELKAFAVEPTLSPVISGGQPGPHPIQGIGAGFIPGNLHTELLDGVIQVEAEDAKNWARKAASVEGLLVGISSGATLAAIAKKLPELPAGAKVLGFNYDTGERYLSVPDFLPEP
- a CDS encoding alpha/beta hydrolase codes for the protein MAQDTRPQTPVPHATLQDEARAGQPPLVLTVPGLHNSGPGHWQTLWEQQRHDCHRVELGMWDQPHRNTWVNQLNLAIRAAGRPVVLAAHSLGVIAVVWWAQLEREAAQLVKGALLVAPPEVDFFPRDPRVGTFAPVPTGPLPFPSILAASRNDPWIGLHAARRLGKGWGSRFEDLGEAGHLNAESGLGLWPRGQIWLDELIARPVGASLDGSPLDAPAAQGDSRSDPSISRLRP
- a CDS encoding cytochrome b/b6 domain-containing protein — encoded protein: MTGTQTTIRLWDLPLRLFHWGVVILIPLMWWTYKQGNMERHATFGLALLFLVIFRLIWGLIGSETSRFIHFVKGPFTVFGYLTGKHNGKVVGHNPLGALSVVALLTVLLAQIGLGLFSQDTDALFSGPLNHYIPADNLDLGDQVHHWHKLGFNVILALVGVHLAAILFYTLVKKDRLVPPMVTGRKTYDEPVAQPDIAPLWRLIPALAIAGAVTWWVAHGANWPPFG
- a CDS encoding cytochrome c, coding for MRSIKLLLSGLVLAGAVAVHAATPDDAVNARKQNFKQIGGAAKAVGDTLKTPAPDLATIKKSAATIAGLAPKVPGWFPAGTGPDKVSVKTGAKAEIWSDNAGFKLAAANFAKAAGEFKVAADSGNLDAIKAKMGALGGTCKGCHEKYRNKDS
- the ybaK gene encoding Cys-tRNA(Pro) deacylase, with product MSKSTRATMALSKAGIAFTTHSYDYDADADSIGLAAAAALGEEPGRVLKTLMLLLDGKPACAIVPSDREVAMKKLAAALGGKSAQMMKPADAERISGYKVGGISPFGQMKRVPVAIEADALKQPHVYINGGQRGLQVRLAPRDAVDLLGAIPAAITA
- a CDS encoding polysaccharide deacetylase family protein, giving the protein MSLRSTFSCFLFAALTLTLASQAQAAPHPGQIALTFDDLPGIMLSDDSNYIAHFNRQLVDGLKRHRVPATGFIVAGKLEDLDERRMRRALSLWVHAGFTLGNHTYSHESPSRIPVDDYNADILKGQTLLCSLTRCPPKTPLWFRHPYLETGSTLADVNKVNQFLADHRYRVAPITLVSQDWVFSETYDDALARHDTAEANHIRQSYLTYTTTMVKWYRASAQSVFGRDIPLVALLHASRLNADTIGDLVAIYRRAGLRTVPLAKAMRDPAYKTPETYANPKGLDWIGRWSLQLGRPLAPGYVDPPEDIAAIYRKIDSD
- a CDS encoding glutathione S-transferase family protein, whose amino-acid sequence is MWQLYQFPLCPFSRKVRLLMSEKGIAYELWRENPWERREGFTQMNHAARTPTMHDAEKGITLCDSRAICEYLEETVDRLPMISGTATTRAEIRRLVALFDENFYADVTGPLIHERMMKRLVYRQSPDSRMLREAMKLAHEHLYYIDYLVDHRPWLAGPTMSLADLAAAAQISVADYLGGLDWSGHEQARAWYSVFKSRPSFRPLLAERMEVIQPPSHYADVNA